One window of the Sparus aurata chromosome 17, fSpaAur1.1, whole genome shotgun sequence genome contains the following:
- the LOC115567470 gene encoding zinc finger-containing ubiquitin peptidase 1-like isoform X2, protein MYPAMLTCDICGEAIMFEEDMRTHLLLSHLENDMHCPLCSLSGVSYDELCFHISSAHPDKQDQAHLTLPSGCSAETNAAVMESVDDCTATQLLLTQSCTAGDTCDGASTGTPTAASSVTTDSVPHKWNMTAESGGSSPGETLPTTSTLITQGSKTRLKSFLLCDEEYIGMKSEHSKAKQKRLSSPRKEELFSCPMCALVCSSSFILQEHVELHLQEEPSAEVATDTWPTGTLCGGAGGTWAGISGLSSHLVLSPASGRSSLKTREPTQGSNSPPLINFFSMPSVNSPHLLKIFFELYNVHGCQF, encoded by the exons ATGTACCCAG CCATGCTGACCTGTGACATCTGTGGTGAGGCGATCATGTTTGAGGAGGACATGAGGACACATCTCCTTCTGAGCCACCTGGAAAATGACATGCATTGTCCGCTTTGCTCCCTGTCTGGAGTGTCCTACGATGAACTCTGCTTCCACATCAGCTCTGCACATCCAGACAAACAGGATCAGGCTCACCTCACGTTGCCGTCAGGCTGCTCTGCTGAAACAAATGCTGCTGTGATGGAGAGTGTGGACGACTGCACAGCCACGCAGCTACTGTTAACTCAGTCCTGCACAGCTGGGGACACCTGTGATGGAGCTAGTACAGGAACACCCACTGCTGCCTCTAGTGTCACCACAGACTCAGTGCCACATAAATGGAATATGACAGCTGAGAGTGGGGGTTCATCACCTGGAGAGACATTACCCACCACTTCAACACTGATAACACAGGGTTCTAAAACAAGACTGAAGTCCTTCCTGCTCTGTGATGAAGAATATATTGGGATGAAATCTGAGCATAGCAAAGCCAAACAGAAGCGTCTCTCTTCTCCAAGAAAAG AGGAGCTGTTCTCCTGCCCCATGTGTGCCCtagtctgcagcagcagcttcatccTGCAGGAGCATGTTGAGTTGCACCTGCAGGAAGAGCCCTCAGCTGAAG TTGCTACAGACACCTGGCCTACAGGAACTTTGTGCGGTGGTGCTGGGGGTACTTGGGCCGGCATATCAGGGTTGTCATCCCATCTTGTGCTGTCACCCGCATCAGGCAGGAGTTCCCTGAAAACGAGGGAACCTACACAGGGTTCCAACTCCCCCCccttgattaattttttttcaatgccATCTGTCAACTCTCCCCACTtgttaaaaatcttttttgaaCTCTACAATGTCCATGGCTGTCAATTTTAA
- the LOC115567470 gene encoding zinc finger-containing ubiquitin peptidase 1-like isoform X3, with protein sequence MLTCDICGEAIMFEEDMRTHLLLSHLENDMHCPLCSLSGVSYDELCFHISSAHPDKQDQAHLTLPSGCSAETNAAVMESVDDCTATQLLLTQSCTAGDTCDGASTGTPTAASSVTTDSVPHKWNMTAESGGSSPGETLPTTSTLITQGSKTRLKSFLLCDEEYIGMKSEHSKAKQKRLSSPRKEELFSCPMCALVCSSSFILQEHVELHLQEEPSAEVATDTWPTGTLCGGAGGTWAGISGLSSHLVLSPASGRSSLKTREPTQGSNSPPLINFFSMPSVNSPHLLKIFFELYNVHGCQF encoded by the exons ATGCTGACCTGTGACATCTGTGGTGAGGCGATCATGTTTGAGGAGGACATGAGGACACATCTCCTTCTGAGCCACCTGGAAAATGACATGCATTGTCCGCTTTGCTCCCTGTCTGGAGTGTCCTACGATGAACTCTGCTTCCACATCAGCTCTGCACATCCAGACAAACAGGATCAGGCTCACCTCACGTTGCCGTCAGGCTGCTCTGCTGAAACAAATGCTGCTGTGATGGAGAGTGTGGACGACTGCACAGCCACGCAGCTACTGTTAACTCAGTCCTGCACAGCTGGGGACACCTGTGATGGAGCTAGTACAGGAACACCCACTGCTGCCTCTAGTGTCACCACAGACTCAGTGCCACATAAATGGAATATGACAGCTGAGAGTGGGGGTTCATCACCTGGAGAGACATTACCCACCACTTCAACACTGATAACACAGGGTTCTAAAACAAGACTGAAGTCCTTCCTGCTCTGTGATGAAGAATATATTGGGATGAAATCTGAGCATAGCAAAGCCAAACAGAAGCGTCTCTCTTCTCCAAGAAAAG AGGAGCTGTTCTCCTGCCCCATGTGTGCCCtagtctgcagcagcagcttcatccTGCAGGAGCATGTTGAGTTGCACCTGCAGGAAGAGCCCTCAGCTGAAG TTGCTACAGACACCTGGCCTACAGGAACTTTGTGCGGTGGTGCTGGGGGTACTTGGGCCGGCATATCAGGGTTGTCATCCCATCTTGTGCTGTCACCCGCATCAGGCAGGAGTTCCCTGAAAACGAGGGAACCTACACAGGGTTCCAACTCCCCCCccttgattaattttttttcaatgccATCTGTCAACTCTCCCCACTtgttaaaaatcttttttgaaCTCTACAATGTCCATGGCTGTCAATTTTAA
- the LOC115567470 gene encoding zinc finger-containing ubiquitin peptidase 1-like isoform X1 — protein sequence MTPTCSVNPAMLTCDICGEAIMFEEDMRTHLLLSHLENDMHCPLCSLSGVSYDELCFHISSAHPDKQDQAHLTLPSGCSAETNAAVMESVDDCTATQLLLTQSCTAGDTCDGASTGTPTAASSVTTDSVPHKWNMTAESGGSSPGETLPTTSTLITQGSKTRLKSFLLCDEEYIGMKSEHSKAKQKRLSSPRKEELFSCPMCALVCSSSFILQEHVELHLQEEPSAEVATDTWPTGTLCGGAGGTWAGISGLSSHLVLSPASGRSSLKTREPTQGSNSPPLINFFSMPSVNSPHLLKIFFELYNVHGCQF from the exons ATGACACCAACATGTTCTGTTAATCCAg CCATGCTGACCTGTGACATCTGTGGTGAGGCGATCATGTTTGAGGAGGACATGAGGACACATCTCCTTCTGAGCCACCTGGAAAATGACATGCATTGTCCGCTTTGCTCCCTGTCTGGAGTGTCCTACGATGAACTCTGCTTCCACATCAGCTCTGCACATCCAGACAAACAGGATCAGGCTCACCTCACGTTGCCGTCAGGCTGCTCTGCTGAAACAAATGCTGCTGTGATGGAGAGTGTGGACGACTGCACAGCCACGCAGCTACTGTTAACTCAGTCCTGCACAGCTGGGGACACCTGTGATGGAGCTAGTACAGGAACACCCACTGCTGCCTCTAGTGTCACCACAGACTCAGTGCCACATAAATGGAATATGACAGCTGAGAGTGGGGGTTCATCACCTGGAGAGACATTACCCACCACTTCAACACTGATAACACAGGGTTCTAAAACAAGACTGAAGTCCTTCCTGCTCTGTGATGAAGAATATATTGGGATGAAATCTGAGCATAGCAAAGCCAAACAGAAGCGTCTCTCTTCTCCAAGAAAAG AGGAGCTGTTCTCCTGCCCCATGTGTGCCCtagtctgcagcagcagcttcatccTGCAGGAGCATGTTGAGTTGCACCTGCAGGAAGAGCCCTCAGCTGAAG TTGCTACAGACACCTGGCCTACAGGAACTTTGTGCGGTGGTGCTGGGGGTACTTGGGCCGGCATATCAGGGTTGTCATCCCATCTTGTGCTGTCACCCGCATCAGGCAGGAGTTCCCTGAAAACGAGGGAACCTACACAGGGTTCCAACTCCCCCCccttgattaattttttttcaatgccATCTGTCAACTCTCCCCACTtgttaaaaatcttttttgaaCTCTACAATGTCCATGGCTGTCAATTTTAA
- the LOC115567470 gene encoding zinc finger-containing ubiquitin peptidase 1-like isoform X4 has protein sequence MTPTCSVNPAMLTCDICGEAIMFEEDMRTHLLLSHLENDMHCPLCSLSGVSYDELCFHISSAHPDKQDQAHLTLPSGCSAETNAAVMESVDDCTATQLLLTQSCTAGDTCDGASTGTPTAASSVTTDSVPHKWNMTAESGGSSPGETLPTTSTLITQGSKTRLKSFLLCDEEYIGMKSEHSKAKQKRLSSPRKEELFSCPMCALVCSSSFILQEHVELHLQEEPSAEDQV, from the exons ATGACACCAACATGTTCTGTTAATCCAg CCATGCTGACCTGTGACATCTGTGGTGAGGCGATCATGTTTGAGGAGGACATGAGGACACATCTCCTTCTGAGCCACCTGGAAAATGACATGCATTGTCCGCTTTGCTCCCTGTCTGGAGTGTCCTACGATGAACTCTGCTTCCACATCAGCTCTGCACATCCAGACAAACAGGATCAGGCTCACCTCACGTTGCCGTCAGGCTGCTCTGCTGAAACAAATGCTGCTGTGATGGAGAGTGTGGACGACTGCACAGCCACGCAGCTACTGTTAACTCAGTCCTGCACAGCTGGGGACACCTGTGATGGAGCTAGTACAGGAACACCCACTGCTGCCTCTAGTGTCACCACAGACTCAGTGCCACATAAATGGAATATGACAGCTGAGAGTGGGGGTTCATCACCTGGAGAGACATTACCCACCACTTCAACACTGATAACACAGGGTTCTAAAACAAGACTGAAGTCCTTCCTGCTCTGTGATGAAGAATATATTGGGATGAAATCTGAGCATAGCAAAGCCAAACAGAAGCGTCTCTCTTCTCCAAGAAAAG AGGAGCTGTTCTCCTGCCCCATGTGTGCCCtagtctgcagcagcagcttcatccTGCAGGAGCATGTTGAGTTGCACCTGCAGGAAGAGCCCTCAGCTGAAG ACCAGGTGTAA
- the LOC115567472 gene encoding amine sulfotransferase-like, which produces MDVSDVEPKQHDLVTHRGFKLIHGTHDPNDVDQIYNLEIRDTDVFVVTYPKSGTIWMQQILLLFEVKGDVTAVSELNNQCNADFIPWIEVKGSRQAFITAPSPRLRVTHLQYQFMPAALSQRKGKVIYVARNPKDVLVSYFHFHKLANMLETPKDFDDFFEKFMRGEVFGSSWFEHIKTWYSHKDDMNMLFITYEEMIQDLQSAVERISLFLGKELTGEQLANVVRHSTFNNMKKIPQANYEQVSGDLLNHRQGTFMRKGTIGDWKNHFTVAQNERFDKVFHREMEDFALTFIWDIRDTEFSHSHSAAL; this is translated from the exons ATGGATGTCAGTGATGTGGAGCCTAAGCAGCATGACCTGGTGACACACAGAGGCTTCAAGCTGATCCACGGGACACATGATCCAAATGATGTGGACCAGATATATAACCTGGAGATCAGAGACACGgatgtgtttgttgtgacaTACCCAAAATCAG GGACTATCTGGATGCAGCAGATACTGCTGCTCTTTGAGGTGAAGGGAGATGTGACAGCCGTCAGTGAGCTCAACAACCAATGCAACGCTGATTTCATCCCCTGGATTGAGGTGAAAGGCAGCAGACAGGCGTTCATCACAGCCCCCTCACCCAGGCTGAGGGTCACCCATCTGCAGTACCAGTTCATGCCTGCTGCTCTGAGCCAGAGGAAGGGCAAG GTGATCTATGTGGCGAGAAATCCCAAAGATGTCCTCGTGTCCTACTTCCACTTCCATAAGCTTGCAAACATGTTGGAAACGCCGAAGGATTTTGATGATTTCTTTGAAAAATTCATGAGAGGAGAAG TGTTTGGCAGCAGCTGGTTTGAGCACATTAAGACTTGGTACTCACACAAGGATGATATGAACATGCTGTTCATCACTTATGAGGAAATGATTCAA GACCTGCAGTCAGCAGTGGAGAGGATCTCCTTGTTCCTGGGAAAAGAGCTGACCGGTGAGCAGCTGGCAAATGTAGTGAGACACAGCACCTTCAACAACATGAAGAAGATCCCTCAGGCCAACTATGAGCAGGTGTCAGGTGACCTGCTCAACCACCGCCAGGGAACATTCATGAGGAAAG GCACCATTGGTGACTGGAAGAATCACTTCACTGTGGCCCAGAACGAGCGCTTTGACAAAGTCTTccacagagagatggaggactTCGCTCTGACTTTCATCTGGGACATCAGAGACACTGAGTTTAGCCATAGTCACAGTGCAGCCTTATGA